The Musa acuminata AAA Group cultivar baxijiao chromosome BXJ2-2, Cavendish_Baxijiao_AAA, whole genome shotgun sequence genome contains the following window.
TTCCGAGAACAACAAAACAAATCCAAGGAAAACCGAAAAGGCAGCAAGATTTATTCGGGAGATTGGAGGGGGTGTCACGAGCTCACACGGCTCTCGTCCGCTAGTGGCGACCGGGCCGCAAGCGTGTGCGTGTGCGCGTGTGTGTGGGGGTGGGGGGCGCGCGTCACGTGGTGATGGCCTCCGATAGAAGCCAAAAACAAGGACATGAGGTTCGGAAACAGGAGTATGGTATTGGGGACCAAAAGGTTGGAAAGAAAGCAAAGGTTTTGAATCACAAATAGTGGTTTTGGATTTATGTTTCATTATGTAAACAAATAAAATCTAAAACCAATGTTTTCGTTTGTTTGTTTTTACAGTGTCGGTAGGAGTGTGTAATATATAAGAATGTTTTTGGATAAGAATGTTTTTGAATCTGGTCAAGAGAGATGTGTAGAAGAAACCTTCAGTCAAGCAGGTCACCTTTTCCTCTTCTTTACCCACAAGATTGTTGAGGAACAACGCCGACACCGTCTTTGTTTGTTTTCTGCAATGAGAGATTATACCGTGTTTAAAAATTCAGATGCAGACAACACAGTCTGTCCCTACAATGCGTTGCATAATTCAAACTCATCTACCGAACACAAATGGTGGAAGGGTAGATTGCCGCACTGAGCAAATTGCTGGTACATTTTTCCACCACAACATCACCCGTACCTGCATCGGAGGGAATCTACTACTGTCCTTTGCCCTTTCAGCTAATCACCTCTGTTTAATGTCATGAATTCAGTCACGGAAAGAAGGGGGAGTCGGTGTCAATTATTCGTGTCTAAAGTCGTGGCTCCAGCATTTCTGCAACTTTCCTGTTGCAAatagtgtatgtatatatataattatataattagatttttcttttatttttatagataGGGTGAAAATGAGATTCGCAAAACCTTAGGATGATTTGTCAAGATTTTTACTAGTCATGTTAGCCAGCACCTGTAGTttcactttttttttccctttttttgggAAAGTTAGATatgatatgtttataatttagcaTGTAATATACTCTTTTCTTAACATTATTACTATTCACTATCGTTATCGGtgattaattttgattaaaaataaataatgaagtaACTAAGGTACTTTTACTAATAAAACATGGTAATTAAATTTGATGGAAAATGTATTCAAAGAAtctctttattatatatatttatttatttatttatatttgagaAATAGTGTGACTGCTTATTCTTGGATAATTTTTCACATAAAATATACTAAAAAGAATTCGTCgtggaaaataaaagaaaattagatatctatcctttaCTAAAGTTTCAatggatcataatatttttttttatggcaATAGTGTTAACTACTTCAATCTTAAATTGTGTACCAACCCTAATCTTAAGCTATGGTGAAGTAATGCAGTCCTTATACTGTTTCCAAGAAGATCTTATAATTTATCAGAACTTGACTAAATATCATCTAAATCTGCTCAATTCTTATAGCTTTTGGGGGTACATCCTACTTTCTAAAATGCAGTACATTTTTTAGCTCAAACCTGAAGTGGAAGAGTACTGtacccttttcttttcttttctttttttggtgtaATTTGATTATTCAGAGAAAAAAATATaggatgaatttttttaaaacaatCTAACTTTGAGAATTTTTTAGATAGTACCTCAACCTTCAAAAATTTTTATACAGCACATCCTTTTCCAAATTATCATTCTACTCCTATTAGTCACCCCTAGCCATAATCATTTGGTTATACGTCTAATCCCGCTAGTCATCTCCTTCGCTCTAACTATTATTCATCCCTCAGAGCACAAGGGTGATCGCGTACAAAGGTGACTAACAACATAGGCTTTGCTATCACTAGACCACAATAAGTGCCTCTCCTCCCCTCTGTCTCATTGGACCTATCGATCATAACTCTCTCACAAGGAAAGAGGGGTGCGAAGGCCACCGTCACCTCCTTCTTGCGTAAGGGTTATGGGCGATGTATGTAGAGATGAGATCCACTGAGTTAACAACCCCCCTTATTCCTTGCATAAGAGCTATGAGCAACAAATCTGACAAAGCAAAGGACAAAGAGAAATTGCTATTATGATCTAACAAGAATGCAAGACAATAATATAAAAGAAGAGAAGGATTTGATCGAGACaaggataaaataatttttttatacgaCAAGAGACGTTATAGGAGAAATTTTTAagattaaaatttttttcataaattgttaaaataaattttttttaaaatttattaaaaatatatattaaattaaaattagaaggatatatatatatatatatgttaaaagaaagtGAAAAAGGAGGAGCCAAATTTGCTTGTGACACCGACCCCTCTTTCACACACGCATCCATCACCGAAGAAAAAGCACACCAAGGGAGACATAGCAGTGCAGTAGAAGGAAAAGGGAGCAGACTTTTTCGCCCATTCCCTTTTCCGACTCTCATATATCCTCTCTGCTTTCTGAGACGAGGTGGGAGACTTGGACGCATTGATGCCTTCCCGTCCGCCGCCGGCGGAACCGCCGGGTCCCCACCGGACCAACCAcaaccaccaccatcaccaccaccgccACGTCATTCCCATAGCGGCCATCGGAGGTGCCGCCGTCGTCCTGACCGTCACCCTGGTGGTGCTCCTCTATCGCCGTTTCGCCCGTGGCAGCCCCACCCCCACCGCCCCTTCGCCCCCGCCGCCCCCCGCTGGCCCGCTCCGTCGGTTTACCTACGCCCAGCTCCGGCGCGCCACCGCCTCCTTCGCCCCTTCTCTCCGCCTCGGACAGGGCGGCTTCGGCCCCGTCTTCCGCGGCGCCCTCCCGTCCGGCGAGGAGGTCGCCGTCAAGCTCATGGACTCTTGCGGTTCCCTCCAGGGTGAGCGCGAGTTCCACAACGAGCTCGCTCTCGCCGCCAATATCCTCGCTGTCCCATCCTACGCCGCCGCCGTCGTCCCGACCATCGGCTTCTGCTCCGACGACGATGGCCGACACCGGCGTTGGTGGCCTTGGTGGAGGCGGCGGGAGGCAGAAGAGCCACTGGAGCTCTCGgaagccgccgctgccgccgcgccGCCCGGTCGGAAGCTTCTCCTGGTCTACGAGCTGATGCACAACGGAAGCCTCCAGGACGCGCTGTTGGACCGCCGGTGCCCGGAGCTGATGGACTGGCAGCGGCGGTTCGCGGTGGTGCTCGACGTCGCCCGCGGCCTCCACTTCCTCCACGCTGTCTGCGATCCAGCGGTGATACACGGCGATATCAAGCCTAGCAACATCCTCCTTGACGCTCACCTCTCGGCCAAGATCGGCGACTTCGGCCTCGCCCGGCTTAGATCCACCGCGACGGAGGATCACCTCCCTACCGAGGAGGAAATCAAAGTCGACATCGATCTAGACAAGCACGCGGTGAACGATTCGAAAACGTCAggaaaggagagaaagaaagacTCGGTGACCGTAGGAGGGCAGGATGACGCCTCGGCCGTGACCATGGGAGAGACGGCGGAGAGCATAACAACGACTACGACTGGGTTCGAGGAGCAAACTCCGAACGCTGGGGCGAATGGCATCGCCACCACCGACAGATCGgcggaggaagatgaggatttcaTGGTGGCATCGCCAGCTACCGCCGTGGACGTGGCCTCGGTTTCCGAGGCAGGAGCAGGCTTCGATAGAGTAAGCGTCGATAGTGGGAAGGACGCTTCCGCGTCGCGGAAGGGATGCGGCAAAAAGAAGGCCGGTGCTTCCTCGGGCAAGGACTGGTGGTGGAGGCAGGACATCAATGGCGGAGGACCAAACTCCGAGTCCGGAGGCAGCGTGAAGGACTATGTGATGGAATGGATTCGATCAGAGATCAAGAAGGAGAGACCGAAGAGCGACTGGGTTACGGCCTCGACGGCCACTGCCGTCGAGGAGTGCTTGCCTAAGCCGTCCAACGGTGGGAGATCAGAGCGGAAGAAGAGTCATCGAAGGATGGAGTGGTGGGCCTCATTGGACGAGGAGAAgccgaagaagaaagagaagagccGGCCCGCTAGGGAGTGGTGGCGGGAGGAGTTCTGTGAGGAGCTGATGAAGAAACAGAAGCGGCAGCCAATGGCCAAGTCCAAGAGCAGCCatgaatggtggcagaacgatgatgACTTTGCTTCACCTTCCGAGAAGAGTAATAGGAGGAAGAAGAATAGGAGCTATAGCCGTGGTAGTCGCAGCAGTATAGATTGGTGGATGGATCGAATTAGTGGGGAGATCAGGCCAACCGGAAGGAGAAGTAGCCGGGACTGGGCTAGCGGGGATATCCCAAAGAGTGGAACAGTGAGCAGCACACCAAGCATGAGGGGCACTGTCTGCTATGTTGCTCCTGAGTACGGTGGTGGGGGGCCGCTTTCAGAGAAGTGCGATGTTTATAGTTTTGGTGTTCTTCTGTTGGTTATAATCTCAGGCAGGCGACCGCTGCAAGTGACAGCCTCGCCCATGTCAGAGTTTGAGCGAGCAAACCTCATCTCGTGGGCTCGACATCTTGCCCATTTGGGAAGGCTTCTGGAGCTTGCTGATCCCTGCCTCCGGTGTGTGGACAAAGAGCAAGCTCTTCTCTGCATCACGGTTGCACTGCTCTGTCTGCAGAGATCTCCAGCTCGTCGCCCCTCCAGCAAGGAAATATTGGGTATGCTTACTGGTGAATCAGAGCCTCCACACCTCCCGCTTGAATTCTCACCATCACCACCAGGTGGGTTTTCATTCAAATCGCGGAAGAAGGCTCGGTGAGTTTAGACTTATTTCAGCATGACCATTTAGCTACATATAGTGTCGATTGTACATTTTAGAATTCCATTTATTTGGAGTTGGATGTAGAAAAGTCTGAAGAGAAAGTTCTATTTCGATTATGAAAGATTGATCCACATAATTGAAATATGAACCTGATGGAAGGGAGTGCTCTGAAACAATTGTCACCGTATCTGGCTGGTATCAGAACCTCATGCATAACTTACTAGAAACTCCTGCCAATAAAGGTTCCTATGATTCTGCCAGATCTTTTGCTTGTCTTTCTTTTAGACATGCATGATGGTAGTGCTTTCTGGGCCATGTGAACTTTTCTGTCTCTTCATTTTTTTTCAGTTCATGCAACTTTTGGTAAAGTAACCCAAGCTCTGGCCCATTTGTACCATGCCTTTTTGCATCAACCTTTTGTAATAAAGGGAAATAAGATCTCGAAGATCATCTTACTTCTTTCTTTTGCAAATTTAAATGCCTTGTCAAGTTCTTTATTACTCGTGTCAACAAGTAACCTAActtccaactatccatgcattttAAAATGGATTCACCTTTTTCTTTTATGTGCCCTGGTTGTTTGGTTTCATCAAACTCTTCTGCTAGCATGAGATGGCCTTGGTACCTGGTCTTCCAAAGAGATGTTACTGACAGTCCCAGGATCCATATCCAAGAGACAATCTGTATGAGAAGAGCAGAGAACATGTGTACAGGGCCAGATACTTTTGAAACTGGTTAAAAGAGAGTTTAGAAGTCATGCCATATATTTTACATAGACAGTAGTCTAATCGAAGATCCATGGCCAATACAGTTTTATGGAActgtaatattataatttatggcAAGACTTTTCTAAGTTCCCCCAACCTCCATCTAACCAATATAATGATGGTCCATTGAATGGACATTTTTTTTATTGGAGGTCTGTGAATGACATTGACTAGAttctgtcagctagttgatgtactCTTTTTCATATATTGGCATCTTGAACAGGAATCAGGCAAAAAATAGTATTCAATTCAGGAAATGGGATTACTGCaattacatctcttaaatctttatttatagtcttGGGCTATAATAAAGAAATTGCATGTCAACTTGGTATTGTTGTCTCGAAGGCAAGGCATCTTATGGGATTGTTGGTATGAGTATTTTATTCCTTGAAAATTCATAGCAGATGCAGGTATGTTAATCCTTTTTTTTAATTGAATATAACTCTATTGCTGGACAGTACTTGTTGTTTCTGCAAGCTAGAATCCTTTATTTAATTTCTGATACTGAGATATGATGGAAATTTTGAAGACATTGAGGAATATGTTAGTCAATAGAATTCACTCTACAAGAATTTGCTACTGATTATATGACTACCAAAAAGCTGAAGGCCCTTTCCgatatttctctttttttctcttacaTTTCTTATGTGTAGTAATTAGCTGTTAGTGCATTCTGTCCCATGGTGAAATTTGTCTTGT
Protein-coding sequences here:
- the LOC103968803 gene encoding receptor-like serine/threonine-protein kinase At2g45590 isoform X2, with product MPSRPPPAEPPGPHRTNHNHHHHHHRHVIPIAAIGGAAVVLTVTLVVLLYRRFARGSPTPTAPSPPPPPAGPLRRFTYAQLRRATASFAPSLRLGQGGFGPVFRGALPSGEEVAVKLMDSCGSLQGEREFHNELALAANILAVPSYAAAVVPTIGFCSDDDGRHRRWWPWWRRREAEEPLELSEAAAAAAPPGRKLLLVYELMHNGSLQDALLDRRCPELMDWQRRFAVVLDVARGLHFLHAVCDPAVIHGDIKPSNILLDAHLSAKIGDFGLARLRSTATEDHLPTEEEIKVDIDLDKHAVNDSKTSGKERKKDSVTVGGQDDASAVTMGETAESITTTTTGFEEQTPNAGANGIATTDRSAEEDEDFMVASPATAVDVASVSEAGAGFDRVSVDSGKDASASRKGCGKKKAGASSGKDWWWRQDINGGGPNSESGGSVKDYVMEWIRSEIKKERPKSDWVTASTATAVEECLPKPSNGGRSERKKSHRRMEWWASLDEEKPKKKEKSRPAREWWREEFCEELMKKQKRQPMAKSKSSHEWWQNDDDFASPSEKSNRRKKNRSYSRGSRSSIDWWMDRISGEIRPTGRRSSRDWASGDIPKSGTVSSTPSMRGTVCYVAPEYGGGGPLSEKCDVYSFGVLLLVIISGRRPLQVTASPMSEFERANLISWARHLAHLGRLLELADPCLRCVDKEQALLCITVALLCLQRSPARRPSSKEILGMLTGESEPPHLPLEFSPSPPGGFSFKSRKKARVTLLEE
- the LOC103968803 gene encoding receptor-like serine/threonine-protein kinase At2g45590 isoform X1, which encodes MPSRPPPAEPPGPHRTNHNHHHHHHRHVIPIAAIGGAAVVLTVTLVVLLYRRFARGSPTPTAPSPPPPPAGPLRRFTYAQLRRATASFAPSLRLGQGGFGPVFRGALPSGEEVAVKLMDSCGSLQGEREFHNELALAANILAVPSYAAAVVPTIGFCSDDDGRHRRWWPWWRRREAEEPLELSEAAAAAAPPGRKLLLVYELMHNGSLQDALLDRRCPELMDWQRRFAVVLDVARGLHFLHAVCDPAVIHGDIKPSNILLDAHLSAKIGDFGLARLRSTATEDHLPTEEEIKVDIDLDKHAVNDSKTSGKERKKDSVTVGGQDDASAVTMGETAESITTTTTGFEEQTPNAGANGIATTDRSAEEDEDFMVASPATAVDVASVSEAGAGFDRVSVDSGKDASASRKGCGKKKAGASSGKDWWWRQDINGGGPNSESGGSVKDYVMEWIRSEIKKERPKSDWVTASTATAVEECLPKPSNGGRSERKKSHRRMEWWASLDEEKPKKKEKSRPAREWWREEFCEELMKKQKRQPMAKSKSSHEWWQNDDDFASPSEKSNRRKKNRSYSRGSRSSIDWWMDRISGEIRPTGRRSSRDWASGDIPKSGTVSSTPSMRGTVCYVAPEYGGGGPLSEKCDVYSFGVLLLVIISGRRPLQVTASPMSEFERANLISWARHLAHLGRLLELADPCLRCVDKEQALLCITVALLCLQRSPARRPSSKEILGMLTGESEPPHLPLEFSPSPPGGFSFKSRKKARVDNHWVKPLEGEV